TTATTTAGTCTCTTCATTTGAGGATTTAGAAAAAGATCAATTTTACTATCATCTATAATATCTCTATTAACTAACAGCTTGGCCAATATTTCACTAACACCAAACTGCTTTGATATTTTTCTATAATCATAATTTTTATTTCTTATGAACCATTTCTCCAAGAAGCAATCACTCCAAAAAAGAAATTTAGATATAATATCTAAATTCTATCATTTTATCAATATAAATTCTACATATTTATGTTTTCGTCAGTATCTTTTATCGAATTTTCTATAATATTAGTATTTAAGTACTATTTTTGTTCTTATTTTGTATTGTTTATTATTGTACTTACCCAAATATATATAGTAAAAAACTGCATGTTTAGCAGTTTTTACAGTTTATCTCTATTAATCTTCTAAATTAGCTAATATAGAAATAGCACATTCAATCCTTTTCTTTTCCATTTCACAACCTATTTTATAAGGTTTTGAGATATCTTCATGAGCATAATGAGCATTTGCATGACAACCACCACTACAATAGAATTTAGCCCAACAATTTCTACATTCTTCTTTTGTATATACATTTGAATTCTTAAATTTATCTCTTAGATTAACGTTTATAACTCCGTCGTTAATATTACCTAATAGAAATTCATTTTCGCCTACAAATTGATGACATGGATATAAATCTCCTTCAGGTGTCACTGCTACATATTCGCTACCTGCTCCACAACCTACTGATCTTTTAATTATACAAGGACCTTGTTTTAAATCTATCATATAATGGAAAAAGTAAAAATCCTTATCCTTTTTCTTAATGTTTATATAATCCTGTGAGAATTTTTCATATTCTTTAAGAACATCATCAAGGTGTTCCTCTCTTAGAGCATAATCCATTTCCTCCGAAGTAACAACGGGTTCTATGGATATCTTTTTAAATCCATGATTATAAAAATCTAATGCATCTTTTGAAAAATCAATATTCTTGTTTGTGAAAGTTCCTCTTATATAGTAATCTTTATCTCCACGTTTTTCTGCCATAGCCTTAAATTTAGGTAATATTATATCATAACTACCTTCACCGCTAATAGTTTGTCTCATATTATCATTTACTTCTTTTCTACCATCTAAGCTTAAAACAACATTATCCATATTTTCATTTATGAAGTCCATTTTTTCTTCATCTAAAAGGATGCCATTTGTTGTTATAGTAAATCTGAAATTTTTATTATATACTTTTTCTATCTCTCTACCATAACCTACTAAATCCTTTACTAATTGAAAGTTCATAAGTGGTTCTCCACCAAAGAAATCTACCTCTAGATTTCTTCTGTTCCCAGAATTTTTGGCCAAAAATTCTAATGCTTTTTTACCTACTTCTAATGTCATTAATGACCTTTCACCTTTAAAGTTACCTTGTGAAGCAAAACAATAGTTGCATTTTAAATTACAATC
The DNA window shown above is from Tissierella sp. Yu-01 and carries:
- the scfB gene encoding thioether cross-link-forming SCIFF peptide maturase; the encoded protein is MLKATNIHKFYLNNKYIVLDVNSGGVHVVDKIVYDILDLYTEKKLEDIVEALKSTYGEKAVIDAYNEISFLIDDGVLFSEESEISFNYNQDNIIKAMCLHVAHDCNLKCNYCFASQGNFKGERSLMTLEVGKKALEFLAKNSGNRRNLEVDFFGGEPLMNFQLVKDLVGYGREIEKVYNKNFRFTITTNGILLDEEKMDFINENMDNVVLSLDGRKEVNDNMRQTISGEGSYDIILPKFKAMAEKRGDKDYYIRGTFTNKNIDFSKDALDFYNHGFKKISIEPVVTSEEMDYALREEHLDDVLKEYEKFSQDYINIKKKDKDFYFFHYMIDLKQGPCIIKRSVGCGAGSEYVAVTPEGDLYPCHQFVGENEFLLGNINDGVINVNLRDKFKNSNVYTKEECRNCWAKFYCSGGCHANAHYAHEDISKPYKIGCEMEKKRIECAISILANLED